The DNA window ACGAAAGCCGTCGCTGCCAAGAACATGGCGCGCCGCGCGGAGCAGATGCTCGCGAACCTCGACGACACCAGGCAGGCCGACCGCGTCGCGCGGATCAAGTTCCCCGAGCCCGCCCCGTGTGGACGGACCCCGCTCACCGCCGAAGGACTGTCGAAGTCGTACGGGTCATTGGAAATCTTCACCGGCGTGGATCTCGCGATCGACCGCGGTTCGAAGGTCGTCGTTCTCGGCCTGAACGGTGCGGGTAAAACGACCCTGTTGCGATTGCTGGGCGGTATGGAAAAGGCCGATACCGGATCAATGGTGCCCGGACACGGATTGCGACTCGGCTACTACGCACAGGAACACGAGACGCTCGATCATGACGCGAGCGTGTGGGAGAACATCCGTCATCTCGCACCGGACACCGGCGCGCAGGAACTGCGGAACCTGCTCGGTTCGTTCCTGTTCACCGGCGAGCAGCTCGACCAGCCAGCCGGCACTCTCTCAGGCGGTGAGAAGACGAGGCTCGCGTTGGCGGGACTGGTCTCCAGTGCTGCCAACGTGCTGCTGCTCGACGAGCCGACGAACAACCTCGACCCGGCGAGCCGCGCGCAGGTGCTCGACGCGCTGCGCAGCTTCACCGGCGCGGTCGTGCTCGTCACCCACGATCCCGGCGCGGTGGAGGCGCTGGAGCCGGAGCGCGTGATCCTGCTGCCGGACGGCACCGAGGACCATTGGTCCGCGGATTACTTGGAACTCGTGCAGTTGGCCTAAACCACACGGGCAGTTCCGGCGCTTGGTTGACCGTGAACAAACACTGGAATGGCCCAACATGATCGCAGTTTTGTCAGCTTTTTCGCTCCTCGTCTGGCATTCCGGCGCGCGGTGTTCGATCATTGCGGCAGTAGGGGCCGGAAGTGGCCCAGGACACTCTCGGGCGGAAGGCGGACGGACGTGGCGGACCTCAAGAAGGGCGCGCGGATCACCGGTAACACGCGCGACAAGCTTGCCGCTGACTTGAAGAAGAAATACGAGAAGGGGGCGAGCATTCGTTCGCTCGCGGAGTCCACCGGACGCTCGTACGGTTTTGTGCACCGCGTGCTTTCCGAATCGGGTGTGCAGCTTCGTGGTCGTGGCGGCGCCACTCGCGTCAAGAAGAAGTAACCGCGGACGGCTTCGCGCGCTCGTGCTCGCGGAACACCAGTAGCACGCCCAGCAGTGCGATCGGGTAGACGAGGTAGCCGAACCGGGTCGCGGGCGCGAGCATGGTTTGCGCGCAGAGGCCGACCACGATGCGCAGTACCGCGTCGGAGCCGGTGGCGGGCGGGCGGAGCAGTACCCAGGCACCGATCGCGAGGGCGGCCATGCCGAGCAGGGCGAAGGCGGCGATCTTGCCCGCCGTCCCCAGCCCGGCGATCAGATAGCCGGGGAACGGGCTGCCCGCGGGGGAGACCACCACACCGGACCCGGTCGGGAAGCGGATCACGTGTTCGACGAACGCGCCGGGGTCGGCGAGGAACACGGGCAGGTTCAGCACCACGCACAGGCCGATCGCCGTCGCGGCGAACCGGCCGAACGCCCGGCTGCCCAGGCGCGCGAACACGAACACCGCGAGCACGACGACGG is part of the Amycolatopsis sp. CA-230715 genome and encodes:
- a CDS encoding helix-turn-helix domain-containing protein, with translation MADLKKGARITGNTRDKLAADLKKKYEKGASIRSLAESTGRSYGFVHRVLSESGVQLRGRGGATRVKKK